Proteins encoded by one window of Moorella humiferrea:
- a CDS encoding nucleotidyltransferase domain-containing protein: protein MDGGAAYSQYLKKELDRISGIIIENCRPEKIILFGSLARGKANEYSDLDLVVVMDTDMRFMDRLLFLAKLTNPRVGVDFLVYTPEEYRRMLENDNLFLREEVEKRGVVVYDRAGTRIRSMA from the coding sequence ATGGATGGAGGGGCTGCTTACAGCCAATATCTCAAAAAAGAACTGGACCGCATAAGCGGGATTATAATTGAAAATTGCCGGCCGGAAAAGATTATTCTTTTCGGTTCCCTGGCACGCGGGAAAGCTAATGAGTACAGCGATCTCGATCTAGTGGTTGTCATGGACACAGATATGAGATTTATGGACAGGTTATTGTTCTTGGCGAAACTTACCAATCCCCGGGTAGGAGTAGATTTCCTGGTATATACACCGGAGGAGTACAGGCGGATGCTGGAGAATGACAACCTGTTCTTGAGGGAAGAGGTAGAAAAAAGGGGAGTTGTGGTATATGACAGGGCGGGAACAAGAATACGAAGCATGGCTTAA
- a CDS encoding HEPN domain-containing protein, whose translation MTGREQEYEAWLKYADDDLRAAAELIKAGLYNLACFHAHQAAEKYLKAFLVRHKVNPPRIHKLPTLISLCRQIAGEFEGLQQNALMLDMYYIPTRYPNAPVGSLPEGLPNEADAQRAFDIAKQIQDFIKSRD comes from the coding sequence ATGACAGGGCGGGAACAAGAATACGAAGCATGGCTTAAGTATGCCGACGACGATCTCAGGGCTGCGGCTGAACTTATCAAGGCGGGGTTATACAATTTGGCTTGCTTTCACGCGCATCAAGCTGCCGAGAAATACTTGAAAGCCTTTCTCGTCAGGCATAAAGTTAACCCTCCCAGGATTCACAAATTGCCCACATTGATAAGCTTGTGCCGGCAAATAGCGGGGGAATTTGAAGGGCTTCAGCAAAATGCCCTGATGCTTGATATGTATTATATTCCTACCAGGTACCCAAATGCTCCGGTTGGTAGTTTACCTGAGGGCTTGCCTAATGAAGCCGACGCCCAAAGAGCTTTTGATATTGCCAAGCAAATCCAAGACTTTATCAAATCAAGAGATTGA
- a CDS encoding nucleotidyltransferase domain-containing protein: protein MTGMYGKPSKKAIDIVKLYAETLRRKNLPVKSVILFGSQARGDYEPDSDIDVLVVTEKLDKKIRETIIDEAFEISLKEDIPVIALVYDLQEFQSPLFRAGPFYQNISREGINIL, encoded by the coding sequence ATGACTGGCATGTATGGTAAACCTAGCAAGAAAGCTATAGATATTGTTAAACTATATGCAGAAACTTTGAGAAGGAAGAACCTCCCCGTTAAGTCGGTAATCCTTTTCGGCTCCCAGGCAAGGGGAGACTACGAACCGGACTCTGATATTGATGTTCTTGTGGTTACTGAAAAGCTTGATAAAAAAATCCGTGAAACTATCATAGACGAAGCATTCGAAATTAGCCTTAAAGAAGATATACCGGTAATAGCCCTTGTATATGATCTCCAAGAGTTTCAATCTCCCCTGTTCCGGGCCGGGCCCTTTTATCAAAATATAAGCCGGGAAGGGATTAATATTTTATGA
- a CDS encoding DUF3854 domain-containing protein: MGAARLELEYESFRKASRREPCPICGKTDWCGFNSYLCSCMRVSEGAFKHIILSNGQVAHLHRLEPGRVAPGKQWEEFLNPQVQPAPVEARDRVYRHFLRLLDLYPRHKKELLRRGLKEEDIKRNGYKSIPEHVNPWIICKKLIHSGLDLAGIPGFYRAESKYGGSYWTFNSSPGYFIPIRDAQGRIQALQRRMDDIRNGKYMLFSGHSDQGGCSCGTPAHVARPIEVKDSRVWITEGQLKADIAAAYLGAVVIGAQGATSWKPVVPEVLELGAKEVVIAYDRDQETNKEVARGKRMLAAELKKLGITVREATWRATSKEEKGIDDALVAGLEIRVV; encoded by the coding sequence ATGGGAGCGGCCAGGCTAGAGCTAGAGTATGAGAGTTTTAGAAAAGCATCGCGTCGCGAGCCCTGCCCAATATGCGGCAAAACGGACTGGTGCGGGTTTAACAGCTACCTTTGCAGCTGCATGAGGGTAAGCGAAGGAGCTTTTAAACATATCATCCTCAGCAACGGCCAAGTGGCCCACCTGCACCGGCTGGAGCCGGGAAGGGTCGCTCCCGGCAAGCAATGGGAGGAATTTTTAAACCCGCAAGTCCAGCCGGCGCCGGTAGAAGCGCGCGACAGGGTTTACCGCCATTTTTTAAGGCTGTTGGACCTGTATCCCCGGCACAAAAAGGAACTGTTGCGCCGCGGTTTAAAGGAGGAGGATATCAAGAGAAATGGTTATAAATCCATACCCGAGCATGTAAATCCCTGGATAATATGCAAGAAGTTAATCCACAGCGGTTTGGACTTAGCCGGCATACCCGGATTTTACCGGGCCGAAAGCAAATACGGCGGCAGTTACTGGACGTTCAATTCGTCCCCAGGTTACTTTATTCCCATCCGGGATGCCCAAGGGCGGATCCAGGCCCTCCAGCGGCGGATGGACGACATCAGAAACGGGAAATATATGCTGTTTAGCGGCCACAGTGATCAGGGCGGCTGCTCCTGCGGTACTCCCGCCCATGTAGCCAGGCCTATAGAAGTAAAGGACAGCCGGGTATGGATTACCGAAGGACAGTTAAAGGCGGATATTGCCGCGGCCTACCTCGGCGCGGTGGTCATAGGCGCCCAGGGCGCCACTTCCTGGAAACCGGTGGTCCCGGAGGTGCTGGAACTGGGGGCAAAAGAAGTAGTTATCGCCTACGACAGGGACCAGGAAACCAACAAAGAAGTGGCCAGGGGCAAAAGAATGCTGGCGGCAGAATTAAAGAAACTGGGTATAACGGTCCGGGAGGCGACATGGAGAGCCACGTCGAAAGAGGAAAAAGGGATAGACGACGCCCTGGTGGCAGGGCTGGAGATAAGAGTTGTTTGA
- a CDS encoding helix-turn-helix domain-containing protein: protein MEKTLIIDSPVLKKGFTSAPNAVLYDSSLSIGARWLYIILLSFAWQENECWPGHERLAQIAGCHRNTIEKYLKELRTAGLVSWKRRGLNQTNIYYLHDPSQALKIKDAHVGVHPDAQGLVHQDAQQLGHKEYSDEEYVVVVKAASGQNPAGEGGQQEIAKCVSTGTGVAGGSGTGGPEVFPVNAEGTEKKPEIPVGCQARPESPVVLEADAKVKIQDLFIKTVGYPLPEAVLNELVGYPPGYVEQKIKMLESGKEKANTVGWLLEACREDYRYLPGPKPVRKGKGKLPRPPGTGKEHDKYRELYRLV, encoded by the coding sequence TTGGAAAAGACCTTAATAATCGACAGTCCCGTACTCAAGAAAGGCTTTACTTCGGCGCCTAATGCAGTTTTATACGATTCTTCCCTGTCAATAGGGGCGCGATGGCTTTATATCATTCTTTTGTCTTTCGCCTGGCAAGAAAATGAGTGCTGGCCAGGGCACGAGCGGTTGGCCCAGATTGCCGGCTGCCATAGAAACACAATAGAGAAATACCTGAAAGAACTTAGGACCGCCGGTTTAGTAAGCTGGAAGCGGCGGGGGTTAAACCAGACGAATATATATTACCTGCATGATCCCTCTCAAGCCTTGAAAATAAAGGATGCACACGTAGGTGTGCATCCGGATGCACAAGGACTTGTGCATCAAGATGCACAGCAGCTTGGGCATAAAGAATACTCAGATGAAGAATATGTTGTTGTTGTTAAGGCGGCCTCCGGTCAAAACCCGGCTGGCGAGGGAGGCCAACAAGAAATTGCTAAATGCGTTAGTACGGGAACTGGCGTAGCTGGAGGTTCCGGAACTGGGGGGCCGGAGGTTTTCCCCGTAAATGCCGAAGGAACCGAGAAGAAGCCAGAAATTCCCGTCGGCTGCCAAGCTCGGCCGGAAAGCCCGGTGGTCCTGGAAGCGGATGCCAAAGTCAAAATACAAGATTTATTTATAAAAACCGTAGGGTACCCATTGCCTGAAGCCGTACTTAACGAACTGGTAGGTTACCCGCCGGGATACGTGGAGCAGAAAATCAAGATGCTTGAGAGCGGCAAAGAAAAAGCAAATACGGTGGGCTGGCTGCTGGAGGCCTGCCGGGAGGACTATCGGTATTTGCCGGGGCCGAAACCGGTCAGGAAGGGAAAAGGGAAGTTGCCCAGGCCGCCGGGAACCGGCAAAGAGCATGACAAGTACCGGGAATTATACAGATTAGTCTAA
- a CDS encoding nucleotidyltransferase domain-containing protein, with protein MAGKQVELTVKEYVKLLRKSKINVATAILFGSYAEGRAGEDSDIDVAIISPDLGKDRIEETIMLKKLAEQIDYDLSPRPYSLEQYRNAKQGEFLHDEIISKGKVIL; from the coding sequence ATGGCTGGCAAGCAAGTTGAATTGACGGTAAAAGAGTATGTAAAATTACTCAGGAAAAGCAAGATTAACGTCGCTACCGCCATCCTTTTTGGCTCTTATGCAGAGGGCCGCGCCGGCGAAGATAGCGATATCGATGTGGCCATTATTAGCCCTGACTTGGGGAAAGACAGGATAGAAGAAACCATTATGCTAAAGAAGCTCGCGGAACAAATTGATTACGACCTGTCTCCCCGCCCGTATTCCCTTGAACAATACCGTAATGCCAAGCAGGGGGAGTTCCTGCATGATGAAATCATAAGCAAAGGAAAA
- a CDS encoding DNA-methyltransferase, which translates to MNTHHKFFLGDALEILKGLPAESVNCCVTSPPYWGLRDYGMEGQVGGEETPEKYIARLVGIFSEVRRVLRPDGTLWLNLGDCYASPGKEGKWDEKRCQKGTGRRLYHMQANRGRVPGLKNKDLAGIPWAVAFALRNAGWYLRSDIIWYKPNAMPESVVDRPTKAHEYLFLLSKSERYYYDYEAIQEDAVSGDPDSPRGSAAVIGIPHNGRRTQAETGNRRYTGFNARYQPREKRNKRSVWIVPTKPFSEAHFAVYPLDLIKPCILAGCPPGGTVLDPFGGSGTTSLAAKQLGRNSIYIDLNPAYLEMAVKRMQFEVQELFATHTYEVIWGKRLETVAT; encoded by the coding sequence ATGAATACCCATCACAAGTTCTTCCTTGGTGATGCCCTGGAGATCCTTAAAGGGCTGCCGGCAGAAAGCGTCAACTGTTGCGTTACTTCCCCGCCCTACTGGGGACTGCGCGATTATGGGATGGAGGGCCAGGTGGGAGGGGAAGAAACCCCGGAAAAATATATTGCTAGGCTAGTAGGTATTTTTTCCGAGGTCAGGCGGGTGCTCCGGCCAGACGGGACTCTCTGGTTAAACCTGGGCGACTGCTACGCCAGCCCGGGTAAAGAGGGAAAGTGGGATGAAAAGAGGTGCCAGAAGGGGACCGGGCGCCGTCTCTATCATATGCAGGCGAACAGGGGCAGGGTTCCTGGTCTGAAAAACAAAGACCTGGCGGGTATTCCCTGGGCGGTGGCCTTCGCCCTCCGCAATGCCGGCTGGTACCTCCGCAGCGATATTATCTGGTACAAGCCCAACGCCATGCCTGAAAGCGTGGTTGACAGGCCTACCAAGGCTCACGAATACCTCTTCCTCCTGAGCAAATCCGAGAGGTATTACTACGACTACGAGGCTATCCAGGAAGATGCCGTCAGCGGGGATCCCGACAGCCCGCGGGGTTCGGCAGCGGTGATAGGCATTCCCCACAACGGCCGCAGGACACAAGCTGAAACAGGTAACCGTCGTTATACCGGCTTCAATGCCCGGTATCAACCCAGGGAAAAGCGCAATAAACGCTCAGTGTGGATTGTACCGACCAAACCTTTTTCGGAAGCCCACTTTGCTGTTTATCCTCTCGACCTGATCAAACCGTGTATCTTAGCAGGTTGTCCCCCTGGAGGCACGGTCCTGGATCCCTTCGGCGGGTCCGGGACCACATCCCTGGCGGCAAAGCAGTTGGGGAGAAACAGCATTTATATTGACCTGAACCCCGCCTACCTGGAAATGGCGGTCAAGAGGATGCAGTTTGAAGTGCAGGAGTTGTTTGCCACCCACACTTACGAGGTGATATGGGGAAAAAGGCTAGAAACAGTTGCTACTTGA
- a CDS encoding HEPN domain-containing protein, producing MKKQAEAWLKIAAEDLDTAKYNFEGKRYLWAIFLCQQALEKALKAVYYERYGKVPPRKHDLVALAKAAGLLEECDNDMIDYLRRLTVYYIEARYPEEKAELSAKCTEEHTRDIIKKAEEVFQWLASKLN from the coding sequence ATGAAAAAGCAAGCCGAAGCATGGTTAAAAATTGCCGCAGAGGATTTAGATACCGCAAAATATAACTTTGAGGGGAAACGATATTTATGGGCAATATTCCTCTGTCAACAAGCCCTTGAGAAAGCGTTGAAAGCGGTATATTATGAGCGGTATGGGAAAGTGCCGCCGCGCAAACATGACCTGGTAGCTCTTGCAAAAGCCGCCGGCCTTCTTGAGGAATGCGATAACGACATGATCGATTATTTACGACGATTAACGGTATATTATATTGAAGCTCGTTACCCCGAAGAAAAGGCCGAATTAAGCGCCAAATGCACAGAAGAACATACCCGAGACATTATTAAAAAGGCGGAGGAAGTGTTTCAATGGCTGGCAAGCAAGTTGAATTGA
- a CDS encoding ArdC-like ssDNA-binding domain-containing protein: MAVKLEESKVKQAVNSLLAMFQSGELPEKAARTFINARAGYGKPSDKWSLGNRLLMLIAGTEDARGYQQWREAGRQVKKGARAFYILAPMTRKVIQKVIDPETGEEKQEEKIIVTGFRGVPVFRYEDTEGEPLPQADYSPPELPPLYEVARRFGLEVKYQPFAGQAVGAFRPGQKQVILYSHDVDVFFHELAHAVHNTIRPLKGGQHQDQEIIAETVACVLCELYGAKGYLWHGWEYIKHYAGRDPKAALKAIMAVLSEVEEVLERIFNAAGMAADKVA; encoded by the coding sequence ATGGCTGTAAAACTGGAGGAAAGCAAGGTCAAGCAGGCAGTGAATAGTTTACTGGCCATGTTTCAGAGTGGGGAACTGCCGGAGAAGGCGGCGCGGACCTTTATCAACGCCCGGGCGGGCTACGGCAAACCGAGCGATAAGTGGAGCCTGGGCAACCGGCTGCTGATGCTCATCGCCGGGACGGAGGACGCCCGGGGCTACCAGCAGTGGCGGGAGGCCGGCAGGCAGGTGAAGAAGGGAGCCAGGGCCTTTTACATTCTGGCGCCGATGACCAGGAAGGTTATCCAGAAAGTGATAGATCCGGAAACCGGGGAAGAAAAACAGGAGGAAAAAATAATCGTAACCGGCTTCCGGGGAGTGCCGGTCTTTAGGTACGAAGATACGGAAGGGGAGCCGTTGCCGCAAGCTGATTATTCCCCGCCGGAACTGCCGCCCCTTTATGAAGTGGCCAGGCGGTTCGGGTTAGAGGTGAAATACCAACCCTTTGCCGGCCAGGCCGTCGGCGCTTTCCGGCCCGGGCAGAAGCAGGTAATCCTTTATTCCCACGACGTAGACGTATTCTTCCACGAACTGGCCCATGCGGTCCATAACACCATCCGGCCGCTAAAAGGAGGCCAGCACCAGGACCAGGAGATAATTGCGGAAACGGTGGCCTGCGTTTTATGCGAGCTATACGGGGCGAAAGGGTACCTCTGGCACGGGTGGGAGTACATCAAGCATTACGCCGGCCGGGACCCAAAGGCGGCCCTGAAGGCGATCATGGCAGTCTTAAGCGAAGTGGAAGAAGTGCTGGAGCGCATATTCAACGCGGCGGGCATGGCGGCGGATAAGGTGGCATAA
- a CDS encoding 5' nucleotidase, NT5C type, which translates to MEGPGRMRIGVDICNTIANVNAEILRSYDVSLEVYPFPELPAGFFSTPEGLTLLARAKPLAGAVEVLKNYALHGHEIIYITSRPVIAANITREWLAVHGFPRGSIVFLPRGYKKVFATHYGIGLFFEDDPIEAAGLQEAVGQVYMPAWPYNRNVRERYIQRFTSWKDMQNHSDCHLRLRMVL; encoded by the coding sequence ATGGAAGGACCGGGCAGGATGAGGATAGGGGTTGACATTTGCAATACCATTGCCAATGTCAACGCGGAAATTTTGAGAAGCTATGATGTATCCCTGGAGGTATATCCTTTCCCTGAGCTGCCGGCAGGCTTTTTCTCCACCCCAGAGGGGCTAACGCTGTTGGCCCGGGCGAAACCCCTTGCTGGCGCGGTGGAAGTTCTGAAGAATTACGCACTTCATGGACACGAGATTATATACATTACCAGCAGGCCGGTCATAGCAGCAAATATAACCCGAGAATGGCTTGCGGTCCACGGCTTCCCGCGCGGTTCTATTGTTTTCCTGCCCAGGGGATATAAAAAAGTGTTTGCGACTCATTATGGGATAGGACTGTTCTTTGAAGACGACCCTATAGAGGCGGCGGGACTTCAGGAAGCAGTAGGGCAGGTCTATATGCCGGCCTGGCCCTACAACAGGAATGTTAGGGAACGTTACATACAGAGGTTTACCTCATGGAAGGATATGCAAAACCATAGCGATTGCCATCTGCGGCTCCGTATGGTACTATAA
- a CDS encoding type II toxin-antitoxin system MqsA family antitoxin, whose translation MNELNICPICGGTFEEKSIQLDFRYKGRLIVIEGVPAQVCKDCGEQLISARTSKDIEALLDSDIKPIKQINVPVLPFRHIAQA comes from the coding sequence ATGAACGAACTGAACATTTGTCCCATATGTGGTGGAACTTTTGAAGAGAAATCTATCCAGCTTGATTTTCGTTATAAAGGCCGGCTAATCGTGATAGAAGGAGTACCGGCCCAGGTTTGTAAAGACTGCGGCGAACAATTAATTTCCGCCAGGACTTCCAAGGATATAGAGGCTCTATTGGATTCGGATATCAAGCCAATTAAACAAATTAATGTACCGGTATTGCCTTTCCGCCATATTGCCCAAGCTTAA